One region of Polyodon spathula isolate WHYD16114869_AA chromosome 25, ASM1765450v1, whole genome shotgun sequence genomic DNA includes:
- the gnb1l gene encoding guanine nucleotide-binding protein subunit beta-like protein 1, whose protein sequence is MALPPPDPLFVLRGTGAPVNTLCFCCRNQEQDKPLLFSGSANGAIHVWNLRTRRTESVLEGHGGASVLWVQTLNSRDALISQGRDLRVSMWDLAEGRSVVTDSILTESVGFCQCSLLDRKGGHWLLAVPGADMAAVRVLDLPSKTPVCTLKPDAKLGMPMCLKLWQPDSGSSPLLWAGYEDGSVSLWNLSERSLLSHLACHAEPVMSLDFDAGKLRGVSGSSEKALNSWTLDGQQSLKLQDSVELVNPGISHLCIREDRRILATAGWDHRIRLLGWKKLKPLAVLQYHTDIVQCVAFSDHDVPSKRLMAAGSKDQRISFWSVYNQI, encoded by the exons ATGGCGTTGCCACCTCCTGATCCTCTCTTTGTTCTCCGCGGGACCGGCGCGCCGGTGAACACGCTGTGTTTCTGCTGTCGGAACCAGGAGCAGGACAAGCCCCTCCTCTTCTCTGG CTCTGCCAATGGAGCAATTCATGTTTGGAATCTGAGGACGAGGAGGACAGAGAGTGTGCTGGAAGGACATGGAGGGGCGTCAGTCTTGTGGGTCCAGACTCTCAACAGCAGAGATGCCCTGATCAG CCAGGGTCGTGACCTCCGAGTGTCCATGTGGGACCTGGCTGAAGGAAGGAGTGTGGTCACAGATTCCATTCTAACGGAGAGCGTGGGGTTCTGCCAGTGTTCTCTGCTGGACAGGAAGGGCGGACATTGGCTACTGGCTGTTCCTGGGGCAGACATGGCAGCG GTTCGAGTTTTGGATCTTCCCAGTAAGACACCGGTCTGCACTCTGAAGCCAGATGCTAAGCTAGGCATGCCTATGTGCCTTAAACTATGGCAg CCGGACTCGGGATCCAGCCCCTTGCTGTGGGCAGGCTATGAGGATGGATCGGTCTCCCTCTGGAACCTGTCAGAACGGAGTCTGCTGAGCCACCTCGCTTGCCACGCTGAGCCCGTCATGAGCCTTGACTTTGACGCTGGGAAGTTAAGAGGTGTCTCGGGCTCCTCGGAGAAGGCCCTCAACTCCTGGACGCTTGACGGACAGCAGAGCCTCAAG CTGCAGGATTCAGTAGAGCTGGTGAATCCAGGGATTTCACACCTCTGTATCCGAGAAGACAGAAGGATCCTGGCAACAGCAGGGTGGGATCACCGGATCCGTTTGCTTGGGTGGAAGAAACTGAAGCCCCTGGCCGTGCTGCAGTACCATACAGACATTGTGCAGTGTGTTGCGTTTTCAGATCACGACGTGCCCAGCAAGAGACTCATGGCTGCAGGATCAAAAGACCAGCGCATAAGCTTTTGGTCTGTGTATAACCAGATTTAG